The Calditrichia bacterium genomic interval ACATGCCTGAATTTAGCCGGTTTCCCATCCGGAAAATTACCGGACGAGGTATTGCAGCAAATTATCGCTGGCGCGTTGGATAAAATCACCGAGGCTGGTGCTGTGCTGGCCGGCGGACACACCACTCGCGATGACGAACCGAAATTCGGTTTGTCCGTTACCGGTGTGGTGCATCCGGATAAAATCTGGCGAAACATCGGTGCACAACCGGGCGATGCGCTCATCCTCACCAAACCGATCGGCAGCGGCGTGCTGCTCAACGCCAATCTGAAAGGCTGGGTTTCTGATACCGCATTGCAAAAATGTTTGCAATCGATGATTGAATTGAACAAAACTGCCGCCGAAATTTTTGCGGAATTTGATGTTCACGCCGCAACAGACGTCACCGGATTCGGGCTGGCCGGACACGCGTACGAAATGACCGGAGAAACCGTAAGATTCGAAATAATGTTGGATAAAGTGCCAATAATGGAAGAAGCATTGGCAATGTATGAAAAAGGAATGGGCACCGGATCCAATTTGCCCAATCGCCAGCAGGTAAGCCATACGTTTCGGTTTGATCGCAAATTTGAGCCGTGGCACGAAGAAATCGTTTTCGATCCGCAAACCAGCGGCGGATTGCTGGTTGCGATTCCGGGAGCGGATGCGGAAAAAGCCGTTCAACGATTGCGAAATAATGGCATTGCAGATGCCACAATCATTGGCAACGTATTTGAAAAACAGCCGGATGGTATTTCACTGATCATTCGCTGAAATAAAAAAAGGGCAGAATAAATTCTGCCCTAAATTCAGTAAAAACAATGTTTCAAAAATTATCGTCGCGGTTTTGTGGCGATACCTTCCGGATATTCAATCACTTCCAATTTTACATTCACAACACCAGCCAACACCATTTCCAATGCCTGCGCCGCGCTGTAGGAAATATCAATAATTCGCCCCTGCGATCGCGGGAAGCGGTCGTTAATGCGCACCCGGACACTTCGGTTATTTGACAAATTTGTAACCAGACACATCGTGCCAAACGGCAGCGACGGATGCGACGCGGTAAATTCATTTTTGTCGTAGCGATCCCCGCTGGCGGTGGGTCGTCCCTGCAAATCGTTCGAAATAAATGCACATTTGCCGTATTCGACCGATTCGCTGGTGGTGTATTCCGGTTCCACATCATATTTTTGTTGCGGCGATTCGTTGACCGGTTTTGGCGGAACCACTTTTTTCGGTTGCGGATTTGTCCGGCTTACGGGCGGCTCGGAATGACCGCGGTCATTCGATACCGGCACACAGGCACTCATCGCTAAACCCAATAAAAACAATGACGTTGACACGCTTATACTTTTAGAAATTTTTGGTCTGTTACAATACAACATTTCCTTCCTCCAAAATAGTGAGTTTGATTGTTGCCCCAATCGCCCACTGCAATAAAGCTAACATGCATTCTCATACAAAACAAGTGACGAAAATCATACAACAATATTTAGTGCTTTGGTGCAGTGCATAACTTTTCTCAATACAAATTGCACATCGAACCAATTTTCCGTAAAATTGAACGCAATTAAATCGGTGATCGCCGGGATTTTTCGTCTCGCTCACCATCAAATTTGACAACCAATCTTAATAAATGTATGCCGGGGTTTTTAACATGCCAGAACCACAAGTGACGCTCGAAATTGCCAAACAACACGGGTTGACCGCCGAAGAATATGAAAAAATCAAAAAAATAATGGGGCGGAACCCGAACATCACCGAAATCGGGATTTTTTCGGTGATGTGGAGCGAGCACTGTTCCTATAAAAATTCGATTGCGGAGTTGAAAAAACTCCCGCGTTCCGGCGGCAGACTGCTCGTTGGCGCCGGTGAAGAAAATGCCGGATTGGTGGATATCGGCGGCGATTTGGCAGTCTGTTTCAAAATTGAGAGCCACAACCACCCTTCCGCGGTGGAGCCGTATCAGGGTGCAGCCACCGGTGTCGGCGGAATTATGCGCGACATTTTTACGATGGGCGCCCGCCCGATTGCCGCGTTGAATTCGTTGCGATTTGGCAAACTGGATAAATCGCGCAACCGTTTTCTGTTTGATGGCGTGGTTCGCGGGATTGCCGATTACGGCAACTGCCTCGGCGTTCCGACCGTCGCGGGCGAAGTGTATTTCGAAAGCTGTTACGATGGCAATCCACTCGTCAACGCGATGACAGTTGGTATCGTGAAAAAGGATCAAACCGCATCGGCGATTGCCAAGGGCGAGGGAAATCCGGTATTTATCATCGGATCGCGAACCGGACGAGACGGGATTCACGGTGCAACGTTCGCATCGGAGGAACTCTCGGAAGACTCCGAAGACAAACGCCCGAACGTGCAAGTTGGCGATCCGTTTGCCGAAAAATTGTTGCTGGAAGCCACTTTGGAAATGATCCAGGCGGGTGTGCTGGTCGGCATTCAGGATATGGGCGCTGCGGGCATCACTTGCTCCACAACAGAGATGAGCGCCAAAGGCGAATGCGGTATGGTGATCGATCTCGATAAAGTGCCAATCCGCGAAAAGGGCATGTCCGCATATGAAATTTTACTGTCCGAATCGCAGGAACGCATGTTGGCGTGCGTCATCAAAGGTAAAGAAAAACAAGCACTTGCGATCTGTGAAAAATGGGATCTGATCTGCGCAGAAATCGGATATGTGACCGACGAGCCACGGTTGAAAATCAGCCATCACGGCAAACTGGTTGCTGATGTTCCGCCGCAGGATTGCGTGTTGGGCGGCGGCGCGCCGGTGTATCACCGGGAATATCAGCGTCCGAAATATCTCAATCAGGTTCAACAATTTGATATAAATTCACTCGATCCGGTCAACAATCTCGGTGACGCATTTTTAAAGGTCTTTGGCTCCGGCAACATCGTTTCCAAACGCTGGGTGTACGAACAATACGATACAATGGTGCAAACCAACACCGCTGTTTTCCCCGGCGGCGATGCTGCGGTTGTGCGCATCAAAGGCACGAACAAAGCGCTGGCAGCAAAAACCGATTGCAACGGGCGATATGTCTATCTCAATCCGCGAAAAGGCGGGCAAATTGCCGTTGCCGAAGCCGCACGAAATGTTGCCGCAACCGGCGGCGAACCGCTGGCGATCACCAATTGCCTCAATTTTGGCAATCCCTACAAACCGGAAATGTTCTATTTATTCCGCGAAGCCGTTGCCGGAATGGGCGAGGCTTGCCGCGTTTTTGATACGCCGGTAACCGGCGGGAACGTAAGCTTTTACAACGAATCGCCGGAAAGCGCGGTTTACCCCACACCGACCATCGGAATGGTGGGATTGATCGAAGATGTTTCCCAAATCATGACCGCATATTTCCGCGAAGCGGGTGATTTGATTTACCTCATCGGCGAAACCAAACCGGAGATCGGCG includes:
- a CDS encoding septal ring lytic transglycosylase RlpA family protein, encoding MSACVPVSNDRGHSEPPVSRTNPQPKKVVPPKPVNESPQQKYDVEPEYTTSESVEYGKCAFISNDLQGRPTASGDRYDKNEFTASHPSLPFGTMCLVTNLSNNRSVRVRINDRFPRSQGRIIDISYSAAQALEMVLAGVVNVKLEVIEYPEGIATKPRR
- the selD gene encoding selenide, water dikinase SelD; amino-acid sequence: MSPVGLGKLLATLPQNHDANLLVGFDTSDDAGVYRLREDLAIVNTADFITPPVDDPFMFGQIAAANALSDIFAMGAKPLTCLNLAGFPSGKLPDEVLQQIIAGALDKITEAGAVLAGGHTTRDDEPKFGLSVTGVVHPDKIWRNIGAQPGDALILTKPIGSGVLLNANLKGWVSDTALQKCLQSMIELNKTAAEIFAEFDVHAATDVTGFGLAGHAYEMTGETVRFEIMLDKVPIMEEALAMYEKGMGTGSNLPNRQQVSHTFRFDRKFEPWHEEIVFDPQTSGGLLVAIPGADAEKAVQRLRNNGIADATIIGNVFEKQPDGISLIIR
- the purL gene encoding phosphoribosylformylglycinamidine synthase subunit PurL; translation: MPEPQVTLEIAKQHGLTAEEYEKIKKIMGRNPNITEIGIFSVMWSEHCSYKNSIAELKKLPRSGGRLLVGAGEENAGLVDIGGDLAVCFKIESHNHPSAVEPYQGAATGVGGIMRDIFTMGARPIAALNSLRFGKLDKSRNRFLFDGVVRGIADYGNCLGVPTVAGEVYFESCYDGNPLVNAMTVGIVKKDQTASAIAKGEGNPVFIIGSRTGRDGIHGATFASEELSEDSEDKRPNVQVGDPFAEKLLLEATLEMIQAGVLVGIQDMGAAGITCSTTEMSAKGECGMVIDLDKVPIREKGMSAYEILLSESQERMLACVIKGKEKQALAICEKWDLICAEIGYVTDEPRLKISHHGKLVADVPPQDCVLGGGAPVYHREYQRPKYLNQVQQFDINSLDPVNNLGDAFLKVFGSGNIVSKRWVYEQYDTMVQTNTAVFPGGDAAVVRIKGTNKALAAKTDCNGRYVYLNPRKGGQIAVAEAARNVAATGGEPLAITNCLNFGNPYKPEMFYLFREAVAGMGEACRVFDTPVTGGNVSFYNESPESAVYPTPTIGMVGLIEDVSQIMTAYFREAGDLIYLIGETKPEIGGSEFLKEVFGKVTGDCPDVDLNLEHKTYQIVLQSIRSGWLNSAHDIADGGFAVALAECCIANRENQMGAQVSVNYKNMRPEFFLFSETQARFLVSVKPGFQKDFEDYVHSLGIELSLLGTVGGDRLQINNDLDFSLSELDAVYFETIGKVMEE